GCCTCTCCGACATCCGTCACCAGAATGATCTTGATATCCGCAAGGATTTCCTTGGGAATGTCCTTGAGATCCTTTTCATTCTCCTTGGGCAGAACAATGGTCCGTATGCCCGCCCGGTGCGCGGCCAGTACCTTCTCCTTTATCCCACCCACGGGCAACACAAGCCCACGCAATGTGATCTCGCCGGTCATGGCGAGCATCGGCGCGGGCGGAGTCGCTCGCAGCGCGGAAACCATCGAAACGGCCAACGCGACGCCTGCGGAGGGTCCGTCCTTGGGGATGGCGCCTTCCGGAACGTGAAGATGCAGGTCAAGGTTTCGAAAGAAGAGCGGCGGAATCTCCAGCTCTTTCGCATGGGCACGCAGGTACGTGTAGGCAGCTTGAGCGGATTCCTTCATCACGTCGCCCAATTGTCCCGTGAGCATGAGCGTACCCTTGCCCTTCATCGTGCTCGTTTCGATATTCAGAATGTCGCCGCCCGCCCACGTCCAGGCAAGGCCCACGGCCACACCCGGCATGGGAACCTTATCGGTCCGGATGTCGCTGTACATCTCGGGTCCAAGCAGTTCGACAACCTTTGTGTCGGATATGACGGTGCGACGTGTCCGCCGCTTGGTAACAACCTGATGCGCGACCTTTCGGCAGAGATTAGCCACTTGGCGCTCGAGCTCGCGGACTCCCGCCTCGCGCGTATACCGCTGAATGACGGTCTTCAAGGCGCCATCGGAGAAGTGCACTTCGCGCTCCGTCAATCCGGTCTCTTTCATCTGCTTCGGCACGAGAAACAGGCGCGCAATCCGCTCCTTCTCGAATGAGGTGTATCCCGACAACCGGACTACCTCCATACGGTCATGCAGCGGTCCAGGTATCTCGTATTCGCTGTTCGCCGTCGTGATGAAGAAGACCTCGCTGAGATCGAAATCCACTTCAAGGTAGTGGTCGCTGAACGATGTGTTCTGCTCGGGATCGAGCACTTCCAATAGAGCCGAAGAGGGATCGCCGCGAAAATCCATGCTCATCTTGTCAATCTCGTCCAGCATGAACACCGGATTTTTCACGCCCACACGTTTCAGGCTTTGCACGATACGGCCCGGCAACGCGCCAATGTATGTCCTGCGATGACCGCGGATTTCCGCCTCGTCACGCACACCGCCAAGAGATACTCGAATGAACTTTCGGCCCATCGCCCGCGCTACGGATTTCCCCAGCGAAGTCTTTCCGACACCGGGAGGCCCAACCAAGCATAGGATAGGACCTTTGGTACTCTTGCTCAGTTTACGGACCGCCAGAAACTCAAGGATGCGCTCTTTAACCTTGACCAGTCCAAAGTGATCTTCGTCAAGCACGCGGCGCGCGGACTTCAAATCCAGCGAATCGCGCGTGCGCTTTTGCCACGGCATATCCGTCAGCCACTCGATATAGGTGCGGATAATCCCGGCCTCCGGGCTCATTGCAGGCATGCGCTCGAATCGCGTGAGTTCGCGAAGCGCTTTTTCGCGGACTTCCTCCGGCATCTTCGCGTTCTCAATCAACTCACGAACTTCGCTCGGCTCGTCGCCACCGCCTTCGCCGCGGCCGAGTTCCTGGTGGATGGCTTTAAGCTGCTCGTGCAGGTAGTACTCGCGCTGGCTACGGTCCATTTGTTCGCGGATGCGCTCGCGAACGCGCTGCTCGATTTCCAGCATCTCCCCCTCGCGCATAAGAAGCGAGGACAGTTTCTCGAGACGTTCCATCACATCGAATACGTCGAGAAGGCCCTGCCGTTCTTCTACGCGAAGCGGCAAGTAGGCGCTGATGAGGTCGGATAACGCGTTTGCGTCGGTAATGCCTCGCAACGACGCGACAACTTCCGGCGCGACCCGGCCGCTCTGCTTGACGTACGTCTCGAATTGACCGAGCGACGTGCGCATCAGAGCCTCCACGTGCGGCCCTT
This DNA window, taken from Candidatus Hydrogenedentota bacterium, encodes the following:
- the lon gene encoding endopeptidase La; this encodes MKDKESETHKLPLLPLKDVVVFPRMVVPLLVGRKSSIVAVEECLTGGSPLFLCTQRDPAIDSPGFKDLYSAGVAASILQTLRMPDGTIKVVVEGLGRGRLLRTRNRGDLCEATVERVPESVIEGPHVEALMRTSLGQFETYVKQSGRVAPEVVASLRGITDANALSDLISAYLPLRVEERQGLLDVFDVMERLEKLSSLLMREGEMLEIEQRVRERIREQMDRSQREYYLHEQLKAIHQELGRGEGGGDEPSEVRELIENAKMPEEVREKALRELTRFERMPAMSPEAGIIRTYIEWLTDMPWQKRTRDSLDLKSARRVLDEDHFGLVKVKERILEFLAVRKLSKSTKGPILCLVGPPGVGKTSLGKSVARAMGRKFIRVSLGGVRDEAEIRGHRRTYIGALPGRIVQSLKRVGVKNPVFMLDEIDKMSMDFRGDPSSALLEVLDPEQNTSFSDHYLEVDFDLSEVFFITTANSEYEIPGPLHDRMEVVRLSGYTSFEKERIARLFLVPKQMKETGLTEREVHFSDGALKTVIQRYTREAGVRELERQVANLCRKVAHQVVTKRRTRRTVISDTKVVELLGPEMYSDIRTDKVPMPGVAVGLAWTWAGGDILNIETSTMKGKGTLMLTGQLGDVMKESAQAAYTYLRAHAKELEIPPLFFRNLDLHLHVPEGAIPKDGPSAGVALAVSMVSALRATPPAPMLAMTGEITLRGLVLPVGGIKEKVLAAHRAGIRTIVLPKENEKDLKDIPKEILADIKIILVTDVGEAFAVAFGKPDGSRKRARKPAGRKRASAK